A window from Polynucleobacter sp. MWH-UH25E encodes these proteins:
- the cls gene encoding cardiolipin synthase, with amino-acid sequence MNILSYIFGSVFGFSLIWIPILHASIVFLFGLYLISARRPVGVAFAWFLIVILVPLIGISLYILIGERPVGRKLTRKIVRMNHEYEKITQEMRQQYLADRKKLPLEGQALSLLAESRNGSPVVAGNKIELHTESLKILQLFIHEIHQAKKSLHLEFYIWALGGDADKVGEALIAAAKRGVACRVLLDSLGSKDWFKSQWPARFRAAGIQVTEALPIQFGRFQFRRADLRLHRKIFVIDGAVVWTGSMNMVDPRTFKQDSGVGEWVDAMVRIEGPVAAQFELTFAFDWSVDNPRIKHFNDREPPVSPHEGAALAQEFSSGPVYRDDVLYQVLLSAIMDARQELTITTPYFGPDDGLIQALMAAAGRGVKVTLIVPKLNDSTLVAWSSKSFYSDLMSAGVQIAEFHGGLLHTKSLLIDRRVAIFGSVNFDQRSLRLNFEISLIVYNEEFCAKLEELIKTYLQQSDFVDPKAWANRPRWRHYLENAAHLASPLL; translated from the coding sequence ATGAACATACTGTCTTACATCTTCGGATCAGTTTTTGGGTTTTCATTAATTTGGATCCCAATTCTGCATGCCAGCATCGTTTTTTTATTTGGCCTTTACCTCATCTCAGCCAGAAGACCTGTGGGAGTGGCATTTGCTTGGTTCCTCATTGTGATCCTAGTGCCTCTTATTGGCATATCTCTATACATCTTGATTGGTGAGCGTCCAGTTGGACGTAAGTTAACTAGAAAAATTGTTCGCATGAATCATGAGTATGAAAAGATTACTCAAGAAATGCGTCAGCAATACTTGGCGGATCGCAAGAAGCTGCCATTAGAAGGTCAGGCCTTAAGTTTGCTTGCAGAATCCCGTAATGGATCACCTGTAGTCGCGGGAAATAAGATTGAGCTACACACAGAGTCTTTGAAGATATTGCAACTTTTTATTCATGAGATTCATCAAGCCAAAAAGAGTTTGCATTTAGAGTTTTATATCTGGGCTTTGGGTGGCGATGCCGATAAAGTGGGTGAGGCATTAATTGCTGCCGCCAAGCGTGGAGTTGCATGCCGAGTGTTATTGGACTCTTTGGGTAGTAAAGATTGGTTTAAGTCACAATGGCCGGCGCGTTTCCGCGCTGCCGGTATTCAGGTGACGGAGGCTTTACCAATTCAGTTTGGCCGATTTCAGTTTCGGCGCGCGGATTTACGCTTACATCGAAAGATATTTGTTATTGATGGCGCCGTTGTGTGGACTGGCAGTATGAATATGGTTGATCCCCGTACATTTAAGCAAGACTCTGGTGTAGGAGAGTGGGTTGATGCCATGGTTCGCATTGAGGGTCCCGTGGCGGCCCAATTTGAACTCACCTTTGCTTTTGACTGGAGTGTTGATAATCCTCGTATCAAGCATTTCAATGATCGTGAGCCACCTGTATCTCCGCATGAGGGTGCGGCATTAGCACAGGAATTCTCATCTGGACCGGTATATCGAGACGATGTTTTGTATCAAGTTTTGCTTTCAGCGATTATGGATGCTCGCCAGGAGCTCACTATCACCACACCTTATTTTGGTCCAGATGATGGATTGATTCAGGCCTTAATGGCGGCCGCAGGCAGGGGGGTTAAGGTCACTCTGATTGTTCCAAAACTGAATGACTCCACACTTGTAGCTTGGAGTAGCAAGAGCTTCTACTCTGACCTCATGAGTGCAGGCGTTCAAATCGCAGAGTTTCATGGAGGATTGCTGCATACCAAGAGTTTGCTGATCGACAGGCGTGTTGCAATCTTCGGATCAGTGAACTTTGATCAACGTAGCCTTCGTTTGAATTTCGAAATTAGCCTCATTGTGTATAACGAGGAATTCTGCGCCAAACTTGAAGAGTTAATCAAAACATATTTACAGCAATCTGATTTTGTTGATCCTAAGGCTTGGGCCAATCGTCCTCGTTGGCGTCATTACCTTGAGAACGCTGCGCATTTAGCTTCACCTCTACTTTAG
- a CDS encoding ABC transporter ATP-binding protein — MSGASTTPILEARNVSKSFGKFKALQNVSTSFMPGTLTAIIGPNGAGKSTFFNVLSGAFPPSSGQILFNGKDITGMQQYEFARIGISKSFQITNVFKQLSVHENVRVAAQMETARYNFLRNAQSYPGPIEIADQLLERVNLQHLRNKKTGDLAHGQQRALEIAMALACNPSLLLLDEPTAGMSPEETLVMMELIRTLANERTVILVEHKMKLIMGLCKRIIVLHHGEFLAEGTPEEIQNNAEVRRVYLGHG, encoded by the coding sequence ATGAGCGGCGCATCTACAACACCTATTCTTGAAGCACGCAATGTCAGTAAAAGCTTTGGGAAATTTAAAGCACTGCAGAACGTTTCAACAAGCTTCATGCCCGGAACCCTTACTGCAATTATTGGCCCCAACGGTGCTGGCAAAAGCACTTTCTTTAATGTCTTAAGTGGTGCGTTTCCTCCATCGAGCGGTCAGATCCTATTTAATGGCAAAGACATTACCGGAATGCAGCAATATGAATTTGCACGCATCGGTATTTCCAAGAGCTTCCAGATTACCAATGTGTTTAAGCAACTCAGTGTTCATGAAAATGTTCGGGTTGCCGCCCAAATGGAAACAGCACGCTACAATTTCCTACGAAACGCACAATCCTATCCCGGTCCCATTGAAATTGCCGATCAATTATTAGAACGCGTCAACCTACAGCATCTTCGCAATAAGAAAACAGGTGATTTAGCTCATGGTCAACAACGTGCCCTAGAAATTGCGATGGCTTTAGCTTGCAACCCAAGCCTGCTCCTACTAGATGAGCCAACCGCCGGTATGTCACCCGAAGAAACGCTTGTCATGATGGAGCTTATTCGCACACTGGCAAATGAACGCACGGTGATTTTGGTTGAGCACAAAATGAAACTCATTATGGGGTTATGCAAGCGAATCATCGTTTTGCACCATGGTGAATTTCTGGCCGAGGGTACCCCTGAAGAAATTCAAAATAATGCCGAAGTACGTCGCGTCTATCTCGGCCATGGTTAA
- a CDS encoding YqaA family protein, translated as MEQALQHFFAWFGMPSVGLPAVFVSAFVSATLLPVGSEPILFGYITLNPQLYWVAIMVATVGNTLGGMLDWWLGYLARQGMKSVGEPKNTKLKVWLEDWGPKILLLSWFPGFGDPLCLAAGWLKLAWQPCLIYMFIGKLLRYLTMTWLLTLVPESFWHQLGHWLHLI; from the coding sequence ATAGAACAAGCACTTCAGCACTTTTTTGCATGGTTCGGCATGCCCTCGGTAGGGTTGCCGGCTGTATTCGTTAGCGCCTTTGTTTCTGCAACGCTATTACCCGTTGGGTCGGAACCAATATTATTCGGCTACATCACTCTAAATCCTCAGTTGTATTGGGTAGCCATTATGGTTGCGACGGTTGGCAATACCTTAGGCGGTATGTTGGACTGGTGGCTTGGATACCTTGCACGTCAGGGCATGAAGTCGGTAGGAGAACCCAAAAATACTAAGTTAAAGGTATGGTTGGAAGATTGGGGTCCAAAGATATTGTTGCTTTCTTGGTTTCCTGGCTTTGGTGATCCTCTATGCTTAGCGGCAGGGTGGCTCAAGCTGGCATGGCAGCCCTGCTTAATCTATATGTTTATCGGGAAATTGTTGCGCTATTTGACAATGACTTGGTTGCTGACCTTGGTGCCAGAGAGTTTTTGGCACCAGCTAGGTCATTGGCTGCATTTAATCTAG
- a CDS encoding ABC transporter ATP-binding protein: protein MLHIENLNAWYDRSHVLQGISLQVNKGEIVTLMGRNGAGKTTTLRSLMGLLSKRQGKASIDGISFLDLPAHERFHLGLAYVPEDRRIVPGLTVKENLELGVIAQKNRGDMAALVDEIAETFPRLKERLHQDGTSMSGGEQQMLAIARAMIAKPKVILLDEPSEGIMPVLVDEMFELFAKLKQQGLTILLVEQNVQQALKISDRAYILDQGEIVFHDTAQNLLNNDEIQQKYCAV from the coding sequence ATGCTGCATATTGAAAACTTAAACGCATGGTACGACCGTAGTCACGTACTCCAAGGTATTTCTTTGCAAGTGAATAAGGGTGAAATCGTTACCTTAATGGGCCGCAATGGCGCGGGTAAAACTACTACCCTGCGTTCCCTCATGGGGCTACTGTCAAAGCGCCAAGGAAAAGCCTCTATCGACGGAATCTCTTTTTTAGATTTGCCTGCGCATGAACGATTTCATCTTGGGCTGGCTTATGTTCCAGAAGATCGACGAATTGTTCCGGGGCTAACCGTCAAAGAAAATCTGGAGTTGGGCGTCATCGCTCAAAAAAATCGTGGGGACATGGCCGCTCTCGTAGATGAAATCGCTGAAACATTCCCAAGACTTAAAGAGCGACTCCATCAGGATGGAACTTCCATGTCAGGCGGAGAGCAACAGATGTTAGCAATTGCCCGTGCCATGATTGCTAAGCCTAAAGTCATTTTGCTAGATGAGCCTTCAGAAGGCATCATGCCGGTACTTGTTGATGAAATGTTTGAGCTATTTGCCAAACTCAAGCAACAAGGCCTGACTATTTTGCTGGTAGAACAGAACGTACAACAAGCATTGAAAATTTCAGATCGGGCCTATATTCTCGATCAAGGTGAAATTGTTTTTCATGACACCGCACAGAATCTTCTAAACAATGATGAGATTCAACAGAAATACTGCGCCGTCTAA
- a CDS encoding acyl-CoA dehydrogenase family protein, translating into MNHPIPKPDQYQDMREALRDLCGSFDSAYWQKIDHERDYPEAFVDAMAQAGWLAALIPEEYGGSGLGLAEASVIMEEINFSGGNAGSCHGQMYNMGTLLRHGSDAQKKLYLPKIATGELRLQTMAVTEPTTGTDTTKLKTTAVKKGDKYVVNGQKVWISRIQHSDLMILLARTTPLAEVTKKSEGMSIFIVDLKEAIDKGMDIQPIANMVNHETNEVFFDNLEIPAENLIGEEGKGFKYILDGLNAERTLIAAECIGDAYWFVDKARRYANERVVFDRPIGKNQGIQFPIADSYIETEAANLMRFKACDLFDAKQPCGAEANMAKYLAAKASWEAANVCIQTHGGFGFANEYDVERKFRETRLYQVAPISTNLIYSYVAEHILGLPRSF; encoded by the coding sequence ATGAACCACCCTATTCCAAAGCCCGATCAATACCAAGATATGCGTGAAGCATTACGAGATTTATGTGGCAGCTTTGACTCTGCTTATTGGCAAAAGATTGACCATGAGCGCGACTATCCAGAGGCATTTGTGGATGCGATGGCCCAAGCGGGTTGGTTGGCAGCCTTGATTCCTGAGGAGTATGGCGGCTCTGGTCTAGGCTTAGCTGAAGCCTCCGTCATCATGGAAGAGATTAATTTTTCCGGCGGTAATGCGGGTTCATGTCATGGTCAGATGTACAACATGGGCACTTTATTGCGCCATGGCTCTGATGCCCAAAAGAAACTCTACCTCCCAAAGATTGCAACCGGTGAATTGCGTTTACAAACCATGGCTGTGACTGAGCCAACTACTGGCACAGACACAACCAAGCTCAAAACTACTGCCGTCAAAAAGGGTGATAAGTATGTAGTCAATGGTCAGAAAGTATGGATCTCACGTATTCAGCACTCTGATTTGATGATTCTCTTAGCAAGAACTACTCCACTTGCAGAAGTCACCAAGAAGTCAGAGGGTATGTCGATCTTTATCGTTGATCTCAAAGAAGCTATTGATAAGGGCATGGATATTCAGCCAATTGCCAATATGGTCAATCATGAAACGAATGAAGTGTTCTTTGATAACTTAGAGATCCCTGCTGAAAATCTGATTGGCGAGGAAGGCAAAGGCTTTAAATACATTTTGGATGGCCTCAATGCTGAGCGCACGCTGATTGCCGCAGAATGCATTGGCGATGCCTACTGGTTTGTCGATAAAGCACGCCGCTACGCCAATGAGCGCGTAGTGTTTGATCGCCCAATCGGCAAGAACCAAGGCATTCAGTTTCCAATCGCCGACTCTTATATTGAAACGGAAGCAGCCAACCTCATGCGCTTTAAAGCCTGCGATCTATTCGATGCAAAACAACCCTGCGGCGCTGAAGCGAATATGGCTAAATACTTAGCCGCTAAGGCCTCATGGGAAGCGGCAAATGTATGCATACAAACTCATGGTGGGTTCGGCTTTGCCAATGAGTATGACGTTGAACGTAAGTTCCGTGAGACACGTCTCTATCAAGTCGCGCCGATCTCTACAAACCTGATCTACTCCTACGTTGCCGAGCATATCCTCGGTCTTCCAAGATCTTTCTAA
- a CDS encoding branched-chain amino acid ABC transporter permease — MTGLTFELLCMQLLTGIALGSIYALLALGLCLIFGMLNVVNFAHGAFFMVGAFIGVYFLGVTGNFWFSLLLTPLLTGCLGLLTERFLVRPLYGRGLDYPLLLTFGLSYVLIEVMRITFGIEGLPSITPDGLGGSINVGIGYFPKYRLFLIAATALIILGVWFLIQKTRYGLIIKAGAADQEIVKVLGVDIAKVWLLVFGLGCAIAGLSGILASPTRSVNPEMGVPILAESFVVTVVGGMGSPVGAVVAGLLVGVVYSMTSLFFPDLAELSIFVLMAVVLLIRPQGLFGKAGAMG, encoded by the coding sequence ATGACTGGTCTGACATTTGAACTTTTATGCATGCAGCTGCTTACGGGCATTGCCCTGGGTAGCATCTATGCTCTACTAGCATTAGGTTTATGCCTGATTTTTGGCATGCTCAATGTAGTGAACTTCGCCCACGGCGCATTCTTTATGGTGGGGGCTTTTATAGGCGTTTACTTCCTTGGTGTGACAGGAAACTTTTGGTTTAGCCTTCTGCTAACACCGCTTCTTACAGGTTGCCTTGGTCTATTGACTGAGCGATTCTTGGTAAGACCCCTCTACGGTCGAGGATTGGACTATCCATTGCTACTCACCTTTGGTCTTTCATATGTATTGATTGAAGTGATGCGGATTACTTTTGGCATTGAAGGCTTGCCTTCAATCACCCCAGATGGTCTAGGTGGATCCATCAATGTAGGTATTGGTTACTTTCCGAAATATAGACTCTTCTTGATTGCAGCAACCGCACTAATTATTCTGGGCGTTTGGTTTCTTATTCAAAAAACGCGTTACGGCCTCATTATCAAAGCTGGCGCTGCCGACCAAGAAATTGTTAAGGTTCTTGGGGTTGATATCGCCAAGGTTTGGCTATTGGTATTTGGTTTAGGTTGCGCTATTGCGGGGCTTTCGGGGATCCTGGCATCACCCACTCGCTCAGTCAATCCAGAAATGGGCGTTCCTATCTTGGCCGAATCTTTTGTAGTAACTGTCGTTGGCGGAATGGGCTCCCCAGTAGGCGCAGTTGTCGCTGGTTTATTAGTCGGCGTTGTATACAGTATGACTTCATTATTTTTTCCAGATCTTGCCGAACTTTCTATTTTTGTATTAATGGCTGTGGTTTTATTAATTCGACCACAAGGTCTCTTCGGCAAAGCGGGAGCAATGGGCTAA
- a CDS encoding branched-chain amino acid ABC transporter permease, with amino-acid sequence MNSLFQLIARHRVLTSTIFLAIFPFVMPYEALAINILIFGLFAMGFNLLFGYMGLLSFGHAAFLGIGSYLTGIGIVHYGLPWGIAILAGVIGAAIGGLIMGFLAIRTRGIYFSMVTLALGQIVYYIFYKAESLTGGENGLRGVRVDPFNILGIPVDFLNPVVKYYIILFFVVIAIWLISRILNSPLGAVMEAIRENEKRAAACGFDVAKTKLLVFILSAGICGLAGSLRALHLSIVPIDSLHYLQSGQAVMMSILGGMGTFFGPFVGAAVMLYLEDVVTTFTKHWMAVVGLVFMFFVLFFPKGIWGTILSKLQINQDSK; translated from the coding sequence ATGAATTCATTATTTCAACTCATTGCTCGTCACCGTGTTTTAACAAGCACGATATTTTTAGCAATCTTTCCATTCGTCATGCCCTATGAGGCATTGGCAATCAATATCCTGATCTTTGGCTTGTTTGCCATGGGCTTCAACCTTTTGTTTGGTTATATGGGCCTTCTCTCATTTGGTCATGCTGCTTTTCTTGGAATTGGTAGCTACCTTACCGGAATCGGGATTGTTCATTATGGCTTGCCATGGGGTATTGCAATCCTCGCTGGAGTAATTGGCGCCGCTATCGGCGGCCTCATCATGGGATTCTTGGCCATCCGTACACGTGGAATCTATTTCTCGATGGTGACTTTAGCGCTAGGACAGATTGTTTATTACATCTTCTATAAAGCGGAAAGTCTTACTGGTGGCGAAAACGGTCTGCGAGGTGTTCGCGTAGACCCATTCAACATTCTTGGAATACCCGTAGATTTTCTTAACCCCGTGGTGAAGTACTACATCATTTTATTTTTTGTTGTCATTGCAATTTGGTTAATTTCTCGGATTCTTAACTCACCACTAGGGGCTGTCATGGAAGCCATTCGTGAGAACGAGAAACGTGCAGCTGCTTGTGGTTTTGATGTAGCCAAGACAAAACTCTTAGTATTTATTCTCTCCGCCGGAATTTGTGGCTTAGCCGGCTCGTTGCGCGCGCTACACCTTTCCATTGTACCGATCGACTCCCTGCACTATCTGCAGTCAGGACAAGCGGTGATGATGAGCATCTTGGGAGGCATGGGAACTTTCTTTGGCCCCTTTGTTGGCGCAGCAGTGATGCTGTATTTAGAGGATGTCGTTACCACCTTTACAAAGCACTGGATGGCGGTGGTTGGTTTGGTATTTATGTTCTTTGTGCTGTTCTTCCCGAAAGGAATTTGGGGAACTATTTTGAGCAAGCTACAAATTAATCAGGATTCAAAATAA
- a CDS encoding CaiB/BaiF CoA-transferase family protein, with protein MSVRPLDGITVVALEHVIAAPFCTRQLADLGARIIKIERPGDGDFARGYDTQVEGLSSHFVWVNRSKESITLDLKQDSALDVLKSLLKTADVFIQNLAPGAAARMGLTPEALQKDNPGLILCAISGYGNDGPYRDKKAYDLLIQSEAGFLSITGTPDTPSKAGNSIADIAAGMYAYTNILAALLQRGKTGKGTVIDISMLEALSEWMSFPLYYAYKGANPPSRNGASHATIYPYGPFKAGDGKTVMLGLQNEREWVQFCEVVLENSALAKDERFDRNYKRNEKRAELLEIINSCFEMLTAEQVIARLDKAQIANARLNDMEGLWKHEQLKARQRWTEVGTPAGNIPALLPPGLNDSYDFRMDAIPAVGQHTESILKELGMTDADIAQMRASGAI; from the coding sequence ATGAGTGTTCGCCCCTTAGATGGCATTACAGTGGTTGCCTTAGAGCATGTCATTGCCGCACCTTTTTGCACAAGACAACTCGCTGATCTTGGGGCTCGTATTATTAAAATTGAGCGTCCAGGTGACGGCGACTTTGCCAGAGGCTATGACACTCAAGTAGAAGGGCTTTCCTCTCATTTTGTTTGGGTAAATCGCTCTAAAGAAAGTATTACCCTCGACCTCAAGCAAGACTCTGCGCTTGATGTTTTAAAGAGCCTACTAAAAACAGCTGATGTATTCATTCAGAATCTTGCTCCTGGTGCGGCAGCTCGTATGGGACTCACCCCAGAAGCGCTACAAAAAGACAACCCTGGTCTGATTCTGTGCGCGATCTCTGGTTATGGCAACGACGGCCCATATCGCGATAAAAAAGCATACGACCTTCTGATTCAGAGTGAAGCGGGATTCCTTTCTATTACTGGCACACCAGACACACCAAGCAAGGCAGGAAATTCGATTGCTGATATTGCGGCTGGTATGTATGCCTATACCAATATTCTGGCAGCCCTTTTACAAAGAGGTAAAACAGGCAAGGGCACAGTAATTGACATCTCAATGTTGGAAGCATTGAGTGAGTGGATGAGTTTTCCGTTGTATTACGCATATAAGGGCGCTAATCCGCCTTCCAGAAATGGCGCATCACATGCCACCATTTATCCCTATGGTCCTTTTAAAGCCGGTGATGGTAAAACAGTAATGTTGGGTCTACAAAACGAGCGTGAATGGGTACAGTTTTGTGAGGTCGTTTTAGAAAATTCTGCGCTAGCAAAAGATGAACGCTTTGATAGAAACTACAAACGCAACGAGAAGCGCGCTGAGCTATTAGAGATCATCAATTCATGCTTTGAGATGCTCACAGCGGAACAAGTAATTGCGAGGTTGGATAAAGCTCAGATTGCTAATGCGCGACTCAATGATATGGAGGGCCTTTGGAAGCACGAGCAACTAAAAGCTCGTCAGCGTTGGACAGAAGTTGGCACGCCAGCAGGCAATATCCCCGCCCTTCTACCGCCCGGCCTGAATGATAGCTATGACTTCCGTATGGACGCCATCCCTGCGGTGGGTCAACATACCGAATCTATCCTAAAAGAACTCGGTATGACTGATGCAGATATCGCGCAAATGCGTGCTAGCGGAGCGATCTAA